GCCGTCATCCCGCGACCCGCCGGATATCCGCACCGCATTGCACCAGCTTGCGGTCGAGGGATTCATAGCCGCGATCGAGGTGATAGACACGGTTGACGGTCGTTTCGCCTTCGGCGACCAGGCCGGCGAGGACCAGGCTCACCGATGCGCGCAAGTCGGTTGCCATCACTTCCGCGCCGTGCAGTCTCTCGACCCCACGGACCAGCGCCGTCGAGCCTTGCAGCGAGATGTTGGCGCCGAGCCGCCCTAGCTCGGGCACGTGCATGAACCGGCTCTCGAACACCGTCTCGCGAATGACCGATGCGCCCGATGCGATGGCCATCAAGGCCATGAACTGCGCCTGCAGGTCCGTGGGAAAGCCCGGGTAGGGCTCTGTCGACACGTCCACGGCCTTTAGCGCGCCGGAGCGCACGACCATCAAGCCGCGATCGGTCGGCCAGATTTGAGCGCCGGCGCTTTCCAGCACCGCAACGACCGAGCCAAGGTGCTCGAGATGGGCGCCGAGGATTTCAAGATGGCCGCCGGTTATCGCCGCAGCGACTGCGTAAGTCCCAGCCTCGATGCGATCGGTGATCAGTTCGTGGCGGGCGCCATGGAGCGCATCCACACCCTGCACCAAAATCCGATGCGTCCCGACCCCTTGGATGAGCGCCCCCATCGCAACCAGGCAAAGTGCGAGGTCAGAGATTTCGGGATCGCGCGCCCCGTTGAGGATCTCGCTTTCACCGCGTGCGAGGACCGCCGCCATCAGCGCCGTCTCGGTCGCGCCCACAGATGGCGAAGAGAGCACGATGCGGTTGCCGCGCAGCCCGTTGCCATTGGTCCGCGCGTGAATGTAACCGCCTGCCATTTCGACATTGGCTCCGAGCGTCTCCAGCGCTTTGAGATGCTGGTCGATCGGCCGCGCGCCGATTGCGCAGCCTCCGGGGAGTGACACGCGCGCAGAACCGAAACGCGCCAGCATCGGCGCCAGCACGAGAATGCTGGCGCGCATGCGCCGGACCAGCTCGTAGGGCGCCTGCGCGTTGCGGGCACCCCCGGCATCCAGCACCAGATTCCGCCCAGCGCCATGGGTTGCCACCACGCCAAACTCCCGCATCAGCGAGAGCATGGTGTTGACATCGGTCACCTCGGGAACATTCCTCAACTCCAGCGGTTCGGAGCTGAGCAGCGAAGCGGCAATCTGCGGCAGAGCGGCGTTCTTCGCTCCGCAGATCTGGACCGAGCCTTCAATGCGTTTGCCGCCGCGAATGACCAATCGATCCATGCTGTTTTCTTCGTCGCCTTAACAATCAGAAGCTTGGCAACCGCCTTTGCGTCTGATCGCACCGCGGCTCGTATCCTATCAGCACATGGTGCCGGCCCTGGGTATTTCGACGAGCATCCTTTATCCTAGATGGATTCGATGCGCACCAATCCACCCGTCTGGACAATATATGAGCCGAGATCGAAACAATCCTTTAATCACCGACGGCCATGCCATCCTGGCCGACCGTGTTTTTGACGGTTATGGCTGGCACACCGACGCCGCGGTGCTGATCCGGGCAGGCCGCATCGTTGGGCTCGGGGCGCCGGGCGAGGTTCCTTCCGATTGGCCGCAGACGCGCCTCCCGGCCGGCGCCTTCCTTGCCCCTGGTTTCATAGATTTGCAGGTGAACGGGGGTGGCGGCGTTCTCCTCAATGATCAGCCGACCGTCGAGGGTGTGCGCGCCATTGCCCGGGCGCACCGTCTCTATGGCACGACGGCGTGCCTCCCGACCCTGATCACCGATACGCGCGAGAAGATGAAGGCTGCCGTCGCGGCGGTTAGCGCGACGGTCGGCCGGGAAGGGATCCTCGGCCTGCACCTGGAAGGGCCCTTCATCAGTCCGCTGCGTCCGGGCGCCCACCCGTCAGATCGGATCACGCAACCTGCTGCGGGCGACCTGGACCAATTGTGCGAACTCGCCGACGTCGGCAGGTCATTGGTGACTTTGGCGCCCGAATGCGTCCCGGCGGGTTTTGTCCGGAGGCTGGCCTCCTCTGGTGTGCGAATTTCGATCGGGCACAGCGAGGCGAGCGCTGACGTTGTCATGCAAGCCGTCGCGGACGGCGCAACCGGCGTCACTCATTTGTTCAATGCCATGCCACCATTGAGCGCGCGCGCCCCGGGGATTATCGGCGCAGCGCTGGCGGAACCCCGGCTGACGGCGAGTCTGATCGTCGACGGAACCCATGTTGATCCCGTTTCGGTCCAGGCCGCATTTATGGCGATGGGTTCCGAGCGGATCGTGCTGGTCACCGATGCGATGCCCACGGTCGGCACGTCGTTGGACCATTTCGAACTGGCTGGCCGAACCATCAAACGGACCGACGGACGGCTGACCACGGAAGAAGGCACTCTGGCGGGCGCACACCTGGATATGGCCTCGGCGGTGCGCAACGCGGTCAAGCTGGCCCAAGTCCCCGTAGAGGACGCGCTGCGGGCCGCTTCGCTGACACCCGCGCAATTCCTTGGCCTGGACAACGAGCGCGGAGCGATTGTTTCGGGCGCGCGGGCCGATCTCGTTGCTCTCACTGAGGAATTCACAGTGATTGCGACCTGGCTCGGCGGCAGCACCGATTAAGTCCGCGGGCCTTTAGAGCGTTTCCGCTTTTCTTCGAATCGCGGAACCGCTCTAAGTCCTTGCTTGGTCGCATTTTCTTCACGCGAACCGGTGTCCACTTCGCTTGAAAATGCTTTAGTAGCGCAGGTATTCCTGCCGCTGGGCGACCCACGCCTGCTCATCCGATTGCGCCAGTACGTCGAGGTCGTGCGGCGTCGCCAACGCGTCGTCAACCCATTCCCGCAATAACGGGCCGCCGTTGATGACATCGATGGGGAGCTTGCCGTGCTCGTATTCGTAGGGGAAATCGCGCCACAGAGCGTAGTCCGGGTACAATCGGCGGACCGCCTTAAAGGCGAGCGCCTGGAGGCGCCAGGGCTTGAACGTCTGATGATTGTAATGAGGAGCTTCCGTGTGGATCTGCACGCCGTGGCAAAGCTGGCCCGCATGTTTGTGAAACGTGGGTTCGAACCAGCATTCACGGAGGCGGCAACCACCGAGCCACTGCGGAGCCAGGGAGTCCATTTCCTTCATAACTGCGCGCGCATCGATATCGGGCGCGCCGAACAGTTCTAAAGGCCGGGTGGTGCCGCGCCCCTCCGAGAGCGTCGTGCCCTCCAGCATCACCGTCCCC
This window of the Rhodoligotrophos defluvii genome carries:
- the nagA gene encoding N-acetylglucosamine-6-phosphate deacetylase codes for the protein MSRDRNNPLITDGHAILADRVFDGYGWHTDAAVLIRAGRIVGLGAPGEVPSDWPQTRLPAGAFLAPGFIDLQVNGGGGVLLNDQPTVEGVRAIARAHRLYGTTACLPTLITDTREKMKAAVAAVSATVGREGILGLHLEGPFISPLRPGAHPSDRITQPAAGDLDQLCELADVGRSLVTLAPECVPAGFVRRLASSGVRISIGHSEASADVVMQAVADGATGVTHLFNAMPPLSARAPGIIGAALAEPRLTASLIVDGTHVDPVSVQAAFMAMGSERIVLVTDAMPTVGTSLDHFELAGRTIKRTDGRLTTEEGTLAGAHLDMASAVRNAVKLAQVPVEDALRAASLTPAQFLGLDNERGAIVSGARADLVALTEEFTVIATWLGGSTD
- the murA gene encoding UDP-N-acetylglucosamine 1-carboxyvinyltransferase is translated as MDRLVIRGGKRIEGSVQICGAKNAALPQIAASLLSSEPLELRNVPEVTDVNTMLSLMREFGVVATHGAGRNLVLDAGGARNAQAPYELVRRMRASILVLAPMLARFGSARVSLPGGCAIGARPIDQHLKALETLGANVEMAGGYIHARTNGNGLRGNRIVLSSPSVGATETALMAAVLARGESEILNGARDPEISDLALCLVAMGALIQGVGTHRILVQGVDALHGARHELITDRIEAGTYAVAAAITGGHLEILGAHLEHLGSVVAVLESAGAQIWPTDRGLMVVRSGALKAVDVSTEPYPGFPTDLQAQFMALMAIASGASVIRETVFESRFMHVPELGRLGANISLQGSTALVRGVERLHGAEVMATDLRASVSLVLAGLVAEGETTVNRVYHLDRGYESLDRKLVQCGADIRRVAG